A window of Bdellovibrio svalbardensis contains these coding sequences:
- a CDS encoding TPM domain-containing protein, whose amino-acid sequence MAWIHRYISDEDIQKISEAVSRAEEKTDGEIVPVIVQRSSTVGHVPLTLTLLILLMLVIVELPYADLLWVKPWVYVWPFLIVAVYYLSFAISKMHWVQKVLVPERDEVDQVHQRAHLEFYLNKVNETKDRTGILIFISVMEKKAVILADEGISSKLPPETWNEVLSKLGEQLGKANWSFGFTEAIESCGHHLKTHFPRTEVNNQLKNQLVIRP is encoded by the coding sequence ATGGCTTGGATACACAGATATATTTCTGACGAAGACATTCAAAAGATCTCGGAGGCGGTGAGCCGTGCTGAGGAAAAAACAGACGGGGAGATCGTTCCCGTTATTGTTCAGCGCTCCTCAACTGTGGGGCATGTGCCTTTGACTCTGACTCTGCTCATTTTGTTGATGCTTGTGATCGTCGAGCTTCCGTATGCAGATCTGCTTTGGGTGAAACCATGGGTGTATGTGTGGCCCTTTTTAATCGTTGCCGTTTATTATTTGTCGTTTGCCATTTCAAAAATGCATTGGGTGCAAAAGGTTTTGGTTCCGGAGCGAGACGAAGTCGATCAGGTGCATCAGCGCGCTCATCTTGAATTTTATCTCAACAAGGTGAATGAAACCAAAGACCGCACTGGCATATTGATCTTTATCTCGGTCATGGAGAAAAAAGCAGTGATCTTGGCCGATGAGGGCATCTCAAGCAAACTTCCTCCAGAGACCTGGAACGAAGTCCTCAGTAAACTCGGCGAGCAACTAGGTAAAGCCAATTGGAGTTTCGGATTCACGGAAGCCATCGAAAGCTGCGGTCACCATCTCAAGACGCATTTCCCCCGCACCGAAGTGAACAACCAACTCAAAAACCAACTGGTGATTCGTCCTTAA
- a CDS encoding TPM domain-containing protein: MRNFALSFLSLFLCLSFQAQAEFKVPSLEGPVMDEVGILPRSVRQDLTSLLVDFNRRGKAQIQVLIINSLEGEPIESASIKITDKWQLGDKKKDNGILFLISMSERAMRIEVGQGLEGAIPDIYAKRIISDRVIPLFRQKRFADGVYTGVAEIMALADKEFADEKLPASTSKSDGGGIPAWLIILVLIIISILGRFGGGRGRFYGGGGGFGGGTFGGGGFGGSGGGGGWSGGGGGFSGGGASGNW; encoded by the coding sequence ATGCGAAACTTTGCACTGTCCTTTCTTTCTTTATTTCTCTGTTTGAGCTTTCAGGCTCAAGCAGAGTTCAAGGTGCCTTCCTTAGAGGGGCCTGTGATGGACGAGGTGGGAATTCTGCCTCGCTCTGTTCGTCAAGATTTGACTTCACTGCTGGTTGACTTCAATCGTCGAGGTAAGGCGCAAATTCAAGTTTTGATTATCAACTCCCTCGAAGGGGAGCCCATTGAATCTGCATCAATTAAAATCACTGATAAATGGCAATTGGGCGATAAGAAGAAAGACAATGGTATTTTGTTTTTGATCTCCATGAGTGAGCGTGCAATGCGCATCGAAGTGGGGCAGGGCCTTGAAGGTGCCATTCCTGATATCTACGCCAAACGCATCATCAGTGATCGCGTGATTCCATTGTTCCGACAAAAAAGATTTGCCGACGGTGTTTACACCGGTGTTGCGGAAATCATGGCTTTGGCCGACAAAGAATTTGCCGATGAAAAATTGCCGGCAAGTACCTCAAAATCTGATGGCGGTGGCATACCGGCTTGGTTGATCATCCTCGTTCTCATCATCATTTCTATCTTGGGTCGCTTCGGCGGCGGTCGCGGCCGTTTTTATGGCGGTGGCGGTGGCTTTGGCGGCGGAACCTTTGGTGGTGGAGGATTCGGCGGAAGTGGCGGCGGTGGAGGTTGGTCCGGCGGCGGCGGCGGTTTTAGCGGTGGCGGAGCTTCTGGCAACTGGTAG
- a CDS encoding LemA family protein, giving the protein MKLISKAMLVGLTLAFLAGCGFQSIPQTKNSTEAALAEVSNQYKRRADLIPNLVNVVKGYAKHEQDTLTQVTEARAKATAMNIDPSKVTPQQLAEYQKAQSGLSQALGRLMVVTEKYPDLKADQNFRDLQAQLEGTENRITVARQRYIESIKEFNNLVTVPPTSWTNSVMYHFEKMPQWDLTPEEKATAEKAPEVKF; this is encoded by the coding sequence ATGAAACTCATTTCTAAAGCAATGTTGGTGGGTCTTACTTTGGCGTTTTTGGCAGGTTGTGGATTTCAATCCATCCCTCAGACTAAAAACTCTACAGAAGCGGCCCTTGCAGAAGTCTCAAATCAATACAAACGTCGAGCTGACTTGATCCCAAATCTTGTAAACGTGGTCAAAGGCTATGCGAAACATGAGCAGGACACTTTGACTCAAGTGACAGAAGCTCGTGCGAAGGCTACGGCAATGAATATCGATCCTTCGAAAGTGACGCCTCAGCAGTTGGCAGAATACCAAAAAGCGCAAAGTGGTTTGTCACAAGCTTTGGGTCGTTTGATGGTGGTTACTGAAAAATATCCTGATTTGAAAGCGGATCAAAATTTCCGTGATTTGCAGGCGCAGCTTGAAGGCACAGAAAATCGCATCACTGTAGCTCGTCAAAGATACATTGAATCCATCAAAGAGTTTAATAACTTGGTGACGGTTCCACCGACAAGCTGGACAAATTCAGTGATGTATCATTTCGAAAAGATGCCTCAGTGGGATTTGACTCCGGAAGAAAAAGCAACTGCAGAGAAAGCTCCAGAAGTTAAATTCTAA
- a CDS encoding class I SAM-dependent methyltransferase gives MTRTIKLRYTETAGCIFVDKIAGLNTHSPEYGQRGCVEIYEDELNRKLFTVHRLDKATSGALVFATSSELAAELTKLFEQHLVNKRYLFLTDRSTNLTEFTYESFIEKEKNVFISRKNKEPNSKTTFKWIKSLGPHQLWEANPHTGKPHQIRLHAEANGIPVLGDSEHGGSDYFRLCLHSLSLKFNLKGQDISFETEVPAWARESDLNEHPEDLILAEAFHRRERMYKFSELKEESLRLSHRELDTYRVDQYGEYLWVYWYKESDPTVQDLLRFEKVSKKLNKKILIRKMLNRGEDPNAEILWNIGNTAPRWNAKENGVIYELRSDTGLSPGLFLDQRENRLWVREHAQDRSVLNLFSYTSGFSVVSALAGAREVCTVDVSQNFIDWSKHNFELNGLNPEDEKYEFWVNDCNLFLKGTIRRKRKFGLIICDPPSFGRSKNGVFSISKNFDELMINMMYCLEKNGLLLFCTNYEKWTTGDLHLRLEKLKREFSFKILPAPSQGLDFELPDQEPLMKSIILRKN, from the coding sequence ATGACACGGACAATTAAGCTTCGATACACCGAGACAGCCGGCTGCATCTTCGTTGACAAGATCGCAGGCCTCAACACGCACTCCCCAGAATATGGGCAGCGCGGCTGTGTTGAAATCTACGAAGATGAGTTGAACCGAAAGCTATTCACCGTGCATCGTCTGGATAAGGCCACTTCGGGAGCTTTAGTATTTGCCACCAGCTCTGAGTTGGCCGCTGAGTTGACCAAACTTTTTGAGCAACATTTGGTTAACAAAAGATACCTCTTCCTTACCGATAGATCGACGAACTTGACTGAGTTCACCTATGAATCTTTTATTGAAAAAGAAAAGAATGTCTTCATCAGTCGCAAAAACAAAGAACCTAATTCGAAGACGACATTTAAATGGATCAAATCACTAGGCCCCCATCAATTGTGGGAAGCGAATCCTCATACCGGAAAGCCGCATCAGATTCGCCTGCACGCAGAGGCCAATGGTATTCCTGTCCTCGGCGACAGCGAGCATGGTGGAAGCGACTACTTCCGTCTTTGCCTGCACTCCCTCTCTTTGAAATTCAATTTAAAGGGACAGGATATCTCTTTTGAAACAGAGGTCCCTGCGTGGGCTCGCGAATCAGATTTGAATGAGCACCCTGAAGATTTGATTCTTGCCGAGGCCTTTCATCGTCGTGAACGCATGTACAAGTTCTCTGAGCTTAAAGAGGAATCTTTGCGTTTAAGTCACCGGGAGCTCGACACTTATCGCGTAGACCAATACGGCGAATATCTTTGGGTTTACTGGTACAAAGAATCAGACCCCACCGTGCAGGATCTTCTGCGCTTTGAGAAAGTTTCCAAAAAATTAAATAAGAAAATTCTTATTCGTAAAATGCTCAATCGCGGCGAAGATCCGAATGCAGAAATACTTTGGAATATTGGCAACACCGCTCCTCGCTGGAACGCCAAAGAAAACGGCGTGATCTATGAGCTTCGCAGCGACACCGGCTTGTCTCCGGGTTTGTTTCTGGATCAACGTGAAAATCGTCTCTGGGTGCGAGAGCATGCACAAGATCGTAGCGTTTTGAATCTTTTCTCTTACACGAGCGGATTCAGTGTGGTTTCAGCTTTGGCTGGCGCCCGTGAAGTTTGCACCGTCGATGTTTCGCAAAACTTTATCGACTGGAGCAAACACAATTTTGAACTGAATGGCTTAAACCCTGAAGACGAAAAATACGAGTTCTGGGTGAACGACTGCAATCTCTTCCTCAAAGGAACGATTCGCCGCAAAAGAAAGTTCGGTCTGATTATTTGTGATCCGCCTTCATTTGGCAGATCTAAAAACGGGGTCTTCTCGATCAGCAAAAACTTTGACGAGCTGATGATCAATATGATGTATTGCCTCGAGAAAAATGGCTTGCTTCTATTCTGTACGAATTATGAGAAATGGACAACCGGCGATCTTCACCTGCGCCTGGAAAAACTGAAAAGAGAATTCTCTTTCAAAATTTTGCCAGCGCCTTCACAAGGCTTGGACTTCGAGCTCCCCGACCAGGAGCCCCTTATGAAATCCATTATCCTTCGAAAGAATTAA
- a CDS encoding phosphatase domain-containing protein: MKKTILILPLLIIACAEKNVHPTAQENPVNASTKPAFFMTKPQPTTPVELVFDEKYDSVKPVNYRKNDSLHMSGSASFIPNSLKEIAKPAKKLKVKLFVFDLRQESHGYINDKPVTWQAPNDWANADLNHGEAVQRERRLLLDTELGSKVAGKTVQSTETEESVVRSRGYEYVRLTVTDHLRPSDSETDWFLEAVHALPEKSWVHFHCRAGKGRTTTFMVMYDMLRNAKTESLDAIVKRNSELSNDYDVLDIPAQDNWKYIYQKERAEFIREFYNYAKAHPNGDGMLWTEWVRK, from the coding sequence ATGAAAAAAACAATTCTGATATTGCCGCTTTTGATAATTGCCTGCGCAGAAAAAAATGTCCACCCAACTGCTCAAGAAAACCCAGTGAATGCTTCAACGAAGCCCGCTTTCTTTATGACGAAGCCGCAGCCGACGACTCCCGTAGAGCTGGTATTTGATGAGAAGTATGACTCTGTGAAGCCTGTCAACTATCGCAAAAACGACAGCCTCCATATGTCGGGCAGTGCGAGTTTTATACCGAATTCTTTAAAAGAAATTGCCAAGCCGGCGAAGAAATTAAAAGTGAAATTGTTTGTGTTTGATTTGCGCCAAGAATCCCATGGCTATATCAACGACAAACCCGTTACTTGGCAGGCTCCCAACGACTGGGCCAACGCAGATCTAAATCATGGCGAGGCCGTGCAAAGAGAGCGTCGGTTGCTATTGGATACCGAGCTGGGGTCCAAAGTCGCAGGTAAGACAGTACAAAGCACCGAAACCGAAGAGAGTGTCGTGCGCAGCCGTGGCTATGAATACGTTCGCCTGACAGTCACAGATCACCTTCGCCCTTCGGACAGCGAGACCGACTGGTTTTTGGAAGCGGTTCACGCCTTACCGGAAAAAAGCTGGGTGCATTTTCACTGCCGTGCAGGGAAGGGACGTACGACCACCTTTATGGTCATGTACGACATGCTTCGCAATGCTAAAACAGAGTCTTTGGACGCTATCGTCAAACGTAATTCTGAATTGAGCAACGACTACGATGTCTTGGATATTCCTGCTCAAGACAACTGGAAATATATCTATCAAAAAGAACGCGCAGAGTTCATTCGTGAATTCTATAATTACGCCAAAGCCCATCCCAATGGGGACGGAATGCTTTGGACAGAATGGGTGAGAAAATGA
- a CDS encoding TrmH family RNA methyltransferase — MFPYGSDIEVNTHLQVNHQVVLEKIGPLLTDERRQKIDKVVAQRNFDTAVVLESIYDRGNVSAVMRSAEGLGFGNFHVIETSEKFKESNRVTQGADKWVETKKWKKTTDCVKSLKAEGYKIFVTHLDARSKPLHEIDFSGKTALVLGNERDGVSPEMIEAADATIIIPMSGFVQSFNISVAGALALYHISQDRLKRLGTNASLTEEEQAILRAHYYMRTQDSSYKVLTELFDRGAIV; from the coding sequence ATGTTTCCATACGGGTCTGATATTGAAGTAAACACCCACTTGCAGGTGAATCATCAAGTGGTCTTAGAAAAGATCGGCCCGTTGTTGACGGATGAACGCCGTCAAAAAATCGACAAAGTGGTGGCGCAAAGAAATTTCGACACCGCTGTGGTTCTGGAAAGTATCTATGATCGCGGGAATGTCTCAGCGGTTATGAGAAGTGCCGAGGGCTTGGGCTTCGGCAACTTTCACGTCATTGAAACTTCTGAAAAATTTAAAGAATCGAACCGGGTCACACAGGGCGCTGACAAGTGGGTGGAAACCAAGAAGTGGAAAAAGACCACGGACTGCGTAAAATCCTTGAAGGCCGAAGGCTATAAGATCTTTGTAACTCATTTGGATGCTCGTTCAAAGCCCTTGCACGAAATTGATTTCAGTGGAAAGACCGCTTTGGTTTTGGGCAATGAAAGAGACGGAGTCAGTCCTGAAATGATCGAAGCGGCAGATGCGACGATCATCATTCCGATGTCGGGCTTCGTACAAAGCTTCAATATTTCGGTGGCTGGCGCGTTGGCGCTCTATCATATTTCGCAAGACCGCCTCAAACGTTTGGGCACAAATGCTTCTTTGACCGAGGAAGAGCAAGCGATTCTAAGAGCTCATTACTATATGCGCACTCAAGATTCGTCTTATAAGGTGCTGACAGAGCTGTTCGATCGCGGAGCTATAGTATAG
- a CDS encoding acyl-CoA dehydrogenase family protein — MSFNWKEFDLYNPTPEHAMLRETVKAFTEAEIEPQAHDHDRSEKFNLSLFKKVGELGLLGITVPEQFGGAGMDATAAAIVHEEMSASDPGFCLAYLAHSMLCVNNIAVNGSDEQRHRVLPKLCSGEWVGAMAMSEPAIGTDVLGMQTKAVKTGNEYVINGRKMWITNGTIDENNTSCDLVLVYAKTGEKHGRALISTFLVEKTHKGYAVGQKIKDKLGMRASNTAELVFQDCHVPETALIGHEGDSMLHMMRNLEIERLTLAAMSLGIARRSIEIMNRYATEREAFGKSLNHFGQMQRYIADSYAEYKAARAYVYETARRMDLNKEGNRLDSDGVKLVATTMAKNVADRAIQVLGGYGYVGEYVVERLWRDAKLLEIGGGTLEAHQKNITRDLAKNPESLYK; from the coding sequence ATGTCTTTCAATTGGAAAGAATTCGACCTCTATAATCCTACTCCTGAACATGCAATGCTTCGCGAGACTGTGAAAGCCTTCACTGAAGCTGAGATCGAGCCGCAGGCTCATGATCATGATCGTTCTGAAAAATTCAATCTTTCACTCTTCAAAAAAGTCGGCGAGTTGGGCCTTTTGGGAATCACAGTTCCTGAACAGTTTGGTGGCGCCGGAATGGATGCGACTGCTGCTGCGATCGTTCACGAAGAAATGTCGGCTTCGGATCCGGGTTTCTGTTTGGCTTACCTTGCGCATTCAATGCTTTGCGTGAACAACATCGCCGTCAATGGCAGCGATGAGCAACGTCACCGTGTTTTACCAAAGCTTTGCTCTGGGGAGTGGGTGGGTGCTATGGCCATGTCTGAACCAGCAATTGGTACGGATGTTTTGGGCATGCAAACCAAAGCTGTTAAAACTGGTAACGAGTATGTGATCAACGGTCGTAAGATGTGGATCACCAATGGCACGATCGACGAGAACAACACTTCCTGTGACTTGGTTTTGGTTTATGCAAAAACCGGTGAAAAACACGGACGTGCTTTGATCTCCACTTTCTTGGTAGAGAAAACTCACAAAGGCTATGCTGTTGGCCAAAAGATCAAAGATAAATTGGGTATGCGCGCTTCAAACACGGCAGAGCTTGTGTTCCAAGATTGCCATGTACCTGAAACTGCATTGATCGGCCATGAAGGCGACTCTATGTTGCATATGATGCGCAACCTGGAAATTGAACGCCTCACTTTGGCGGCAATGAGCTTGGGGATCGCACGCCGTTCTATCGAGATCATGAATCGCTATGCAACGGAGCGTGAAGCTTTCGGAAAATCTTTGAATCACTTCGGACAAATGCAACGCTACATCGCAGACAGCTATGCTGAATACAAAGCGGCTCGCGCTTATGTTTATGAAACAGCTCGTCGTATGGACCTCAACAAAGAAGGCAATCGCCTGGATTCAGACGGTGTGAAGCTTGTGGCTACCACTATGGCAAAGAACGTCGCTGATCGCGCGATCCAAGTATTGGGTGGTTACGGCTATGTGGGCGAGTACGTGGTTGAAAGATTGTGGAGAGATGCGAAGTTGCTGGAAATCGGCGGCGGAACATTGGAAGCACATCAAAAAAATATCACTCGCGATTTGGCAAAAAATCCTGAATCGCTTTATAAGTAG
- a CDS encoding competence/damage-inducible protein A — MKATVLGIGTELVDGQIVNKNAAWISEKLKELGLTTALHLVVPDDRKLMTEALDFCASHGDLLFITGGLGPTTDDFTREVVSDWTKRTLKFDEGSWQHIKERLEPRGYVVKDIQRQQCFYPEGATVLKNAEGTANAFFLEANGKKIFVLPGPPREIEAIWHSSIAQWLDKNTTDIDPYITRYWDTIGMGESDVATIVEEALAGIEVEKGYRVHLPYVEVKLSFFKSEEKKFAPYVEKVTAALAHCLITRDQQDVPLLLSRALQSYSSVSVQDSATGQFLMNRLMPVMRDFMTTKSWSFSNNAIDEEAQVRLSLAPRDEHSCIVRIEKGAQKFTDILEAPYKSMQMKERRHQYFAEIAMIFWLKHL, encoded by the coding sequence ATGAAAGCAACCGTCCTTGGTATTGGAACTGAACTGGTCGATGGCCAAATCGTTAACAAAAATGCCGCGTGGATTTCGGAAAAACTCAAAGAGTTGGGCCTCACCACAGCTCTGCATTTAGTCGTGCCTGATGATCGAAAATTGATGACAGAGGCTTTGGACTTCTGCGCTTCTCATGGCGATCTTCTTTTCATCACAGGAGGACTCGGGCCCACGACCGATGATTTTACCCGCGAAGTTGTCAGTGATTGGACAAAGCGCACCTTGAAATTTGATGAGGGCTCCTGGCAACACATCAAGGAGCGACTTGAACCGCGCGGCTACGTCGTTAAAGACATCCAACGTCAGCAATGCTTCTATCCAGAAGGTGCGACAGTTTTAAAAAATGCTGAAGGGACCGCAAACGCCTTTTTCCTAGAAGCCAACGGAAAGAAAATCTTTGTCCTGCCCGGCCCACCTCGTGAAATCGAAGCCATCTGGCACTCATCCATTGCGCAATGGCTGGATAAAAACACCACCGACATAGATCCTTATATCACTCGCTATTGGGACACCATCGGAATGGGAGAATCCGATGTCGCCACCATCGTCGAAGAAGCCTTAGCTGGTATAGAAGTTGAGAAAGGTTATCGCGTCCATCTTCCCTATGTGGAGGTGAAACTTTCATTCTTTAAGTCTGAAGAAAAAAAGTTCGCTCCCTACGTTGAAAAAGTGACAGCAGCATTGGCCCATTGTTTGATCACCCGAGACCAGCAAGACGTCCCTTTGCTTTTAAGCCGCGCTTTACAGAGCTATTCATCAGTCAGTGTTCAAGACTCTGCAACGGGTCAATTCCTGATGAATCGCCTCATGCCCGTGATGCGAGATTTTATGACGACGAAGTCCTGGAGTTTTTCAAACAACGCCATTGACGAAGAGGCTCAGGTCCGCCTCTCATTGGCTCCTCGTGATGAACACTCCTGCATCGTCCGTATCGAAAAAGGCGCGCAAAAGTTCACCGATATTTTAGAAGCTCCCTACAAATCAATGCAGATGAAGGAGCGACGTCATCAATACTTTGCTGAAATAGCGATGATTTTTTGGTTGAAACATCTTTAA
- a CDS encoding DUF4242 domain-containing protein — MPKYVIERKVPGVGLSTQDQIQKMAQISNDALRKLGGEVHWIESFFTDDAIFCIYVAPNEELVRKHAQLAGFPADRIIKVDTVVDPATGDLPIASRVAAKEQMLDKSMRQ; from the coding sequence ATGCCCAAGTATGTTATTGAAAGAAAAGTTCCAGGTGTCGGTCTTAGCACCCAAGATCAGATCCAGAAGATGGCACAGATTTCCAATGATGCTCTTAGAAAGCTCGGAGGAGAGGTTCATTGGATCGAAAGCTTCTTCACTGATGATGCTATATTCTGTATTTATGTGGCTCCCAATGAGGAATTAGTCAGGAAGCATGCTCAGCTGGCTGGTTTCCCAGCGGACCGAATCATTAAAGTTGATACTGTGGTGGATCCAGCAACTGGTGATCTGCCAATTGCCTCACGTGTGGCGGCCAAGGAACAGATGCTCGACAAGAGCATGCGACAATAA
- a CDS encoding S1 RNA-binding domain-containing protein has translation MSKKDIFGDDVNEGKSFEDFEQMFAQSEAQGLKTRLSVGDQVRGEILSIGKEETFVSTGTPVDGMMFTRDLLDENKQVKYHVGEVIDCVVVAIKGGEVRLAKKGSLAASTDSLEDAFDMELPIEGRVSEVVNGGLRVAIQGKTAFCPISQIDSKFVQDATEYVGRKFEFLITQFDKKGRNIVVSRRKLLEMQKAEHEGAFMLKHQPGAVLEGKITRLEKFGAFVELEAGVEGLIHVSELSWSRIHDPKEVVSPGQAVSVKLLKIEEVDGGKLKISLSLKQADGEGSPWTTVPQRFPVGTVVKGTVEKKEVYGLFVNIAPGVTGLLPKSKWRDSVDANTFENKKKGDEITVQIDQIMFEDKKLSLGVPGESDDQSWRASQTSSSGGFASLGDALKGFTIKPK, from the coding sequence ATGTCTAAGAAAGATATTTTTGGTGATGATGTTAATGAAGGTAAGAGCTTTGAGGATTTTGAGCAGATGTTTGCTCAGTCGGAAGCTCAAGGTCTTAAAACTCGTTTGAGTGTTGGGGATCAGGTTCGTGGGGAGATTCTTTCTATTGGGAAAGAAGAGACCTTTGTTTCTACGGGGACTCCTGTGGATGGCATGATGTTCACTCGTGATTTGTTGGATGAGAACAAACAAGTGAAATATCATGTTGGTGAAGTTATTGATTGTGTGGTTGTGGCTATTAAGGGCGGCGAAGTTCGTTTGGCCAAAAAAGGATCTTTGGCTGCTTCGACGGATTCTTTGGAAGATGCTTTTGATATGGAACTGCCTATTGAAGGGCGTGTTTCTGAAGTTGTGAATGGTGGATTGCGTGTGGCGATTCAAGGTAAGACGGCGTTCTGTCCTATCAGCCAAATTGATTCTAAATTTGTTCAGGATGCGACCGAATATGTGGGTCGTAAATTTGAATTCCTTATTACTCAGTTTGATAAAAAGGGTCGCAACATTGTCGTGTCCCGCCGTAAATTATTGGAGATGCAAAAGGCTGAGCACGAAGGTGCTTTCATGTTGAAACATCAGCCAGGAGCGGTTCTTGAGGGTAAAATCACTCGTCTTGAAAAATTTGGCGCCTTTGTTGAATTGGAAGCCGGCGTTGAGGGTTTGATTCACGTGTCTGAACTTTCTTGGTCGCGTATTCATGATCCCAAAGAAGTGGTTTCGCCAGGGCAAGCGGTGTCAGTGAAGCTTTTGAAAATTGAAGAGGTCGACGGTGGCAAGTTGAAGATTTCATTGTCTTTGAAACAAGCTGACGGCGAAGGCAGCCCTTGGACAACGGTTCCGCAAAGATTCCCGGTGGGCACAGTTGTTAAAGGCACTGTTGAGAAAAAAGAAGTTTATGGTTTGTTTGTGAATATCGCTCCGGGCGTGACAGGTCTTTTGCCAAAATCTAAATGGAGAGATTCTGTGGACGCGAACACCTTTGAGAATAAGAAAAAAGGTGATGAGATCACAGTGCAAATCGATCAGATCATGTTCGAAGACAAAAAACTTTCTTTGGGCGTTCCTGGAGAGTCAGATGATCAAAGCTGGAGAGCTTCTCAAACTTCATCAAGTGGCGGTTTTGCTTCATTGGGTGATGCTTTGAAAGGCTTTACGATCAAACCAAAGTAG